One Falco naumanni isolate bFalNau1 chromosome 13, bFalNau1.pat, whole genome shotgun sequence DNA segment encodes these proteins:
- the CHRND gene encoding LOW QUALITY PROTEIN: acetylcholine receptor subunit delta (The sequence of the model RefSeq protein was modified relative to this genomic sequence to represent the inferred CDS: deleted 1 base in 1 codon) yields the protein MRSGIGGYQPLLLVGTLPTLSSIAEAAEQCKAPLLPTPSNAHAGVPRRRLRVHLSMCASACASTYVHSATVSVPKCLVLVCPCVCWVCVCVSLCVHVLVPCPCVPMCLGTSVIPACPVSTPPCSTDMQCPDLLLSPPSLYHPALVKHPCGVSLGLVTPPTPYGLPDPPPPGGLCVNQEERLIHYLFEENGYNKEVRPVVSTDQVVDVYLALTLSNLISLKEVDETLTTNLWLEHGWTDYRLQWNKSEFGDIEVLRLPADMLWLPEIVLENNNDGLFEIAYYCNVLIYDTGYVYWLPPAIFRSACPINVDFFPFDWQNCTLKFSSLAYNALEISMHLKTENDPKTGRDYPVEWIIIDPEGFTENGEWEIIHRPARKNIHPDNPPESSEHQDITFYLIIKRKPLFYVINIVTPCILIAFMAILVFYLPADSGEKMTLVISVLLAQSVFLLLISQRLPATSHAIPLIGKYLLFIMLLVTAVVVICVVVLNFHFRTPSTHIMSDWVKEVFLETLPHLLGMSQPAESPAGTPCIRRCSSAGYIAKAEEYFSVKSRSELMFEKQSERHGLVSRITPACLAPPGTDAGEEQLYEHIKPVIDNANFIVKYMREKNSYNEEKDNWNHVARTLDRLCLFLITPMLVVGTLWIFLMGIYNHPPPLPFAGDPYDYREENKRFI from the exons ATGCGCTCGGGCATCGGTGGGTACCAACCCCTCCTGCTTGTGGGGACCCTGCCCACCCTGAGCAGCATCGCTgaggctgctgagcagtgcaAGGCGCCGCTCCTCCCCACACCCAGCAACGCCCATGCTGGGGTGCCCAGGCGCAGG CTTCGTGTCCATCTGTCCATGTGTGCCTCTGCGTGTGCATCCACCTACGTGCACAGTGCCACTGTGTCTGTTCCCAAGTGTCTTGTGCTTGTGTGTCCCTGTGTGTGCTgggtctgtgtctgtgtgtcccTCTGTGTCCATGTCCTTGTCCCATGCCCATGTGTGCCCATGTGCCTGGGCACATCTGTCATTCCTGCATGTCCCGTGTCCACACCCCCGTGCAGCACAGACATGCAGTGTCCTGACCTGCTTCTGTCCCCTCCATCCTTATACCACCCTGCCCTAGTCAAGCATCCCTGTGGGGTGTCGCTGGGCCTAGTaacccccccc accccctaTGGTTTGCctgaccccccacccccaggcgGGCTCTGTGTGAACCAGGAGGAGCGGCTCATCCACTACCTCTTCGAGGAGAATGGCTACAACAAGGAGGTGCGCCCCGTTGTCTCCACTGACCAGGTTGTGGACGTCTACCTGGCCCTCACCCTCTCCAACCTCATCTCTCTG AAAGAAGTGGACGAGACACTCACCACCAACTTATGGCTCGAGCAC ggctggacTGATTACCGCCTGCAGTGGAACAAGTCTGAGTTTGGGGACATCGAGGTGCTCCGCCTGCCAGCAGACATGTTGTGGCTGCCTGAGATAGTTCTAGAGAACAA CAATGATGGGCTCTTCGAGATTGCCTACTACTGCAACGTCCTCATCTACGACACAGGCTACGTTTACTGGCTGCCACCTGCCATCTTCCGCAGCGCCTGTCCCATCAATGTTGACTTCTTCCCCTTTGACTGGCAGAACTGCACCCTCAAATTCAG CTCGCTGGCGTACAATGCCCTGGAGATCAGCATGCActtgaagacagaaaatgacCCGAAGACGGGCAGGGATTACCCAGTGGAGTGGATCATCATCGATCCCGAAGGCTTCACAG AGAATGGGGAATGGGAAATCATCCACCGCCCGGCCCGCAAGAACATCCACCCTGACAACCCCCCGGAGAGCAGCGAACACCAGGATATCACCTTCTACCTCATCATCAAGCGCAAGCCGCTCTTCTATGTCATCAACATCGTCACGCCCTGCATCCTCATTGCCTTCATGGCCATCCTCGTCTTCTACCTGCCTGCTGACA GTGGTGAGAAGATGACCCTGGTGATCTCAGTGCTCCTGGCCCAGTCTGTCTTCCTCCTGCTCATCTCCCAGCGCCTGCCCGCCACCTCCCACGCCATCCCTCTCATCGGCAA GTATCTGCTTTTTATCATGCTTCTGGTGACAGCTGTGGTGGTGATCTGTGTCGTGGTCCTCAACTTCCATTTCCGCACCCCTAGCACCCACATCATGTCTGACTGGGTCAAAGAG GTCTTCCTGGAGACTCTGCCACACCTGCTGGGCATGTCACAGCCGGCCGAGAGCCCAGCGGGCACCCCGTGCATCAGGCGTTGCAGCTCAGCCGGCTACATCGCCAAGGCAGAGGAGTACTTCAGCGTCAAGTCCCGCAGCGAGCTCATGTTTGAGAAGCAGTCGGAGCGGCACGGGCTGGTCAGCCGCATCACCCCTGCCT GTTTGGCACCACCAGGCACAGACGCAGGCGAGGAGCAGCTCTACGAGCACATAAAACCTGTCATTGACAATGCCAACTTCATCGTCAAGTACATGCGGGAGAAAAACAGCTATAATGAG GAGAAGGACAACTGGAACCATGTGGCCCGGACTCTGGACCgcctctgcctcttccttaTCACCCCCATGCTGGTGGTGGGCACCCTCTGGATCTTCCTCATGGGCATCTACAACCACCCGCCGCCACTGCCCTTCGCTGGAGATCCCTATGACTACCGGGAGGAGAACAAGCGCTTCATCTAG
- the CHRNG gene encoding LOW QUALITY PROTEIN: acetylcholine receptor subunit gamma (The sequence of the model RefSeq protein was modified relative to this genomic sequence to represent the inferred CDS: deleted 1 base in 1 codon; substituted 1 base at 1 genomic stop codon), whose protein sequence is MPEELPSKLAPSRQRGGGWVGAWGWSPVPPQPLRLLGTADGSRGQLFHPTRRQAXDTTAQAAEWSPSPCPHGTAMRCHSLLLALCALAGVGCRNQEEKLLQDLMNNYNRQLRPALHGDQIIDVTLKLTLTNLISLNEREETLTTNVWIEMQWSDYRLRWDPEKYDNIQTLRVPSTMVWLPDIVLENNIDGTFEITLYTNVLVYPDGSIYWLPPAIYRSVCSIHVTYFPFDWQNCTMVFQSQTYSANEINLLLTVEEGQTVEWIFIDPEAFTENGEWAIKHRPARKIINSEQFTPDDIQYQQVIFYLIIQRKPLFYIINIIVPCVLISAMAVLVYFLPAKAGGQKCTVSINVLLAQTVFLFLIAQKVPETSQAVPLIGKYLTFLMVVTVAIVVNAVIVLNISLRTPNTHSMSQRVRQVCLHLLPRYLGMHMPEETVGPPQAARRRSSLGLMVKADEYMLWKARTELLFEKQKERDGLMKTVLEKIERGLDSGSAQDFCQSLEETGPEIRACVDACNYIANATREQNDFSSESEEWILVGRVIDRVCFFIMASLFVCGTIGIFLMAHFNQAPALPFPGDPKQYLPQ, encoded by the exons ATGCCAGAGGAGCTTCCCAGCAAACTGGCACCATCCCGCCagcgggggggtgggtgggtgggtgcctGGGGGTGGTCACCcgtccctccccagcccctgaggCTGTTGGGAACAGCTGACGGTAGCAGGGGACAGCTGTTCCATCCCACCAGGCGCCAGGCCTAGGACACCACCGCACAGGCAGCCGAGTGGAGccccagcccctgt ccccaCGGCACCGCCATGCGCTGCCACAGCCTCCTCCTCGCCCTCTGTGCCCTGGCAG GTGTGGGCTGCAGGAACCAGGAGGAGAAGCTGCTCCAGGACCTCATGAACAACTACAACCGGCAACTGCGTCCAGCCCTGCATGGGGACCAGATCATTGATGTCACCCTAAAGCTCACCCTCACCAACCTCATCTCCCTG AACGAGCGGGAGGAGACCCTCACCACCAATGTCTGGATCGAGATG caatGGTCTGATTATCGCCTGCGGTGGGACCCCGAGAAATATGACAACATCCAGACGCTGCGCGTGCCCTCCACCATGGTCTGGCTGCCTGACATTGTCCTGGAAAACAA CATCGACGGGACGTTCGAAATCACTCTCTACACCAATGTGCTGGTGTATCCCGATGGCAGCATCTACTGGCTGCCCCCTGCCATCTACCGCAGCGTGTGCTCCATCCACGTCACCTATTTTCCCTTCGACTGGCAGAACTGCACCATGGTTTTCCA gtccCAGACATACAGCGCCAATGAAATCAACCTGCTGCTGACAGTGGAGGAAGGCCAGACCGTGGAGTGGATCTTCATCGACCCGGAGGCTTTCACAG AGAACGGCGAATGGGCTATCAAGCACCGCCCAGCTCGGAAGATCATCAATTCGGAGCAGTTCACCCCAGATGACATCCAGTACCAGCAGGTCATCTTCTACCTCATCATCCAGCGCAAGCCACTTTTCTACATCATCAACATCATTGTGCCCTGTGTCCTCATCTCCGCTATGGCCGTGCTGGTCTACTTTCTGCCTGCCAAAG CGGGTGGGCAGAAATGCACTGTCTCCATCAACGTCCTCCTGGCCCAGACCgtcttcctcttcctcattGCCCAGAAGGTGCCCGAGACCTCCCAGGCTGTGCCTCTCATCGGGAA GTACTTGACCTTCCTCATGGTGGTGACGGTAGCGATTGTGGTGAATGCTGTCATAGTCCTCAACATCTCACTGAGGACACCCAACACTCACTCCATGTCCCAGAGAGTGCGCCAG GTGTGCCTGCACCTCCTGCCCCGCTACCTGGGCATGCACATGCCAGAGGAGACAGTGGGGCCACCGCAAGCTGCCCGGAGACGCAGCTCCCTGGGGCTCATGGTGAAAGCCGATGAGTACATGCTCTGGAAAGCCCGGACCGAGCTGCTCtttgagaagcagaaagagagagatgggCTAATGAAAACGGTGTTGGAGAAGATTG aACGTGGCCTGGACAGTGGCAGTGCCCAGGACTTCTGCCAGAGCTTGGAGGAGACAGGCCCTGAGATCCGCGCCTGCGTGGACGCCTGCAACTACATTGCCAATGCCACACGGGAGCAGAATGATTTCAGCAGC GAGAGCGAAGAGTGGATCCTGGTGGGACGGGTGATCGATCGTGTCTGCTTCTTCATCATGGCCTCCCTCTTTGTGTGCGGCACCATTGGCATCTTCCTCATGGCTCACTTCAACCAGgcacctgccctgcccttccccggGGACCCCAAGCAGTACCTGCCGCAGTGA